A genomic window from Leptolyngbya sp. BL0902 includes:
- a CDS encoding HNH endonuclease, translated as MSVYIPSVLQRQLRERFANCCAYCHTAESLTVTTFELEHIVPRSAGGVTAFENLCLSCPSCNRHKASRQTAVDPETQAATPLFHPQQQRWSDHFVWNADATEVVGLTPTGRATIAALQMNRPQMTRVRKLWVKLGEHPP; from the coding sequence GTGAGTGTCTATATCCCCAGCGTTCTACAGCGTCAGCTTCGGGAACGCTTTGCTAACTGCTGTGCCTATTGTCATACCGCAGAGTCTTTGACTGTCACAACCTTTGAACTCGAGCACATCGTGCCACGTTCCGCAGGGGGCGTTACCGCCTTTGAGAATCTTTGCCTATCGTGCCCTAGCTGTAATCGTCATAAGGCCAGTCGTCAAACAGCCGTCGATCCAGAAACGCAGGCAGCTACGCCCCTGTTTCATCCGCAACAACAGCGCTGGAGTGACCATTTTGTCTGGAATGCTGATGCCACCGAGGTGGTTGGATTAACCCCTACCGGGCGTGCCACCATAGCTGCCCTCCAGATGAATCGCCCGCAAATGACTCGGGTGAGAAAATTATGGGTCAAGCTGGGGGAACATCCCCCTTAA
- a CDS encoding DUF2442 domain-containing protein encodes MKDVHFTEDTISVDLMDGRSITVPLVWYPRLLNATPEQLAQWEVCGGGYGIHWEALDEDLSTEGMLRGAPAPEAAVSSCFKGDVPPA; translated from the coding sequence GTGAAAGATGTCCACTTTACGGAAGACACCATCAGTGTCGATCTAATGGATGGGCGTTCGATCACGGTGCCGTTGGTATGGTATCCACGCCTGCTGAATGCGACACCAGAACAGCTTGCCCAATGGGAAGTCTGCGGCGGCGGCTACGGCATCCACTGGGAAGCCCTCGACGAAGATCTGAGCACCGAAGGAATGCTGCGCGGTGCCCCTGCCCCAGAAGCAGCGGTTTCATCTTGTTTTAAGGGGGATGTTCCCCCAGCTTGA
- a CDS encoding dynamin family protein: protein MVKESVAKKEFAGLISQVTEQNVQEEQVSHRLVFIMALAIPLIGVMYADNQVTEAEKQVIKSALGQFLPPQSYIGKLVKPIFQGIQKHKLYSKKEVFKKFAGQLTDSEKILILGLCCEVASADEDLAEKEDKYIEIVARILGVDAKYRLFFYGTINDKPEDGEAVSEIYTLLDPHHFQALDPAFMNAAEILRTKLGEKEIERNTSSDLKISYDELEKFSKVKGRLAQIASELFDLIKQGADRELISEALKNEAAQVLDKAQSQYFRLAVIGEFSQGKSTLLNALLGSEIQPVRAIPCSGTVTVLRHGEKYRVICRYKNGEEEEVPLEKYKELASISQEAALLNIAEELSKSDIQEIVFEHPDLELCRHQVEIIDSPGLNEHPERTAITHQLLKNTDAVIFMANASRSFTQTEMELLEFLRKQLNDGDSQGPSESLFVAVNFIDLLRREEDREQVKQRANNFLLGSKPIITGKDRVHFISAQAALDAILEGNDNEYLKGFQQFTQSIQVFLTEERGSLVIEKLKNSLTRIIEEAQLGLRQSIQILEGEISLSESERSQIIEQIGAASGREIKLRLLRDDLVNEVLDDVNEAWKEWLDGVEDRIAEKSAEWISEAEGKEKILRDFANQFLNDLSEDLDNWLDKTVKDKLLIPKLKEFDKEIFENLNSIYENLKSIDLVSSSSLSQQFRLSLSHFGVNIQFESNLNPSSINGDGIFGVFKTLGSGGLLGGGVAGGLAFLGVGFLPILLAGMATSAVVGWFFGSDSEKIILQMKQEVYNKGFEKFSNSLEEIGDNIGEGVVKAIDSQYENAIKAIQHSISLLDGILSRQSAIHQETIDSKRAKKAFASDKLSSLSSIESSLNSLPSSSS from the coding sequence ATGGTTAAAGAGTCAGTCGCAAAAAAAGAATTCGCAGGGTTGATTTCTCAAGTTACTGAGCAAAATGTTCAAGAAGAGCAGGTAAGTCACCGTCTAGTATTTATTATGGCGTTGGCAATTCCACTAATAGGAGTGATGTATGCAGATAATCAGGTTACGGAAGCTGAGAAGCAGGTAATCAAGTCTGCACTGGGTCAATTTCTGCCTCCTCAAAGCTATATAGGAAAACTTGTCAAGCCTATTTTTCAAGGTATTCAGAAGCACAAGTTATACTCCAAGAAAGAAGTTTTTAAGAAATTTGCTGGTCAGCTGACTGATTCCGAGAAAATCCTCATTCTAGGACTATGCTGTGAAGTTGCATCTGCTGACGAAGATCTAGCTGAAAAAGAAGATAAATATATTGAAATTGTTGCAAGAATTCTTGGAGTAGATGCTAAATACCGTTTATTCTTTTATGGCACAATAAATGATAAGCCTGAAGACGGGGAAGCAGTCTCTGAAATTTATACACTGCTAGATCCACATCACTTTCAGGCGCTTGATCCTGCGTTTATGAATGCAGCAGAGATTCTGAGGACTAAGCTTGGCGAAAAGGAGATAGAAAGAAATACAAGTTCAGACTTGAAGATTTCATATGATGAGCTTGAGAAATTCAGCAAAGTTAAAGGCCGATTAGCCCAAATCGCATCTGAACTATTTGATTTAATTAAGCAAGGTGCTGATCGAGAATTGATATCTGAAGCCCTGAAGAATGAAGCTGCTCAAGTATTGGATAAAGCTCAGTCTCAGTATTTTCGACTAGCAGTCATAGGTGAATTTAGTCAGGGTAAATCAACGCTGCTCAATGCTTTATTAGGATCGGAAATTCAGCCTGTTAGGGCTATTCCATGCAGTGGTACTGTGACAGTTTTAAGGCATGGTGAAAAATATCGTGTAATCTGCCGATACAAAAATGGAGAAGAAGAAGAGGTTCCACTGGAAAAATATAAGGAACTGGCCTCAATCTCTCAAGAAGCGGCTTTGCTAAATATTGCTGAGGAGTTATCCAAATCAGACATCCAGGAAATAGTATTTGAACATCCAGATCTGGAGTTGTGTCGGCATCAAGTTGAAATTATTGACTCTCCTGGATTGAATGAGCACCCTGAACGAACAGCTATCACTCATCAGCTCTTAAAAAATACTGACGCAGTGATTTTCATGGCTAATGCTTCACGCTCTTTTACGCAGACTGAAATGGAGCTACTTGAGTTTCTACGAAAACAGCTAAATGATGGAGATTCTCAAGGCCCAAGTGAAAGTCTATTCGTTGCAGTTAATTTTATAGATCTGTTGCGCCGTGAAGAGGATAGAGAGCAGGTCAAACAGAGAGCTAATAACTTTCTGCTGGGTTCAAAGCCTATCATTACAGGCAAAGATAGGGTGCATTTTATTTCTGCACAAGCGGCTTTAGACGCGATATTAGAAGGGAATGACAATGAATATCTGAAAGGTTTTCAGCAGTTCACTCAATCAATTCAAGTCTTCTTGACAGAAGAGCGCGGCTCTTTAGTCATAGAAAAACTGAAAAATTCTCTTACTCGAATCATTGAGGAAGCACAGCTTGGATTAAGGCAAAGTATCCAAATTTTGGAAGGTGAAATTAGCTTATCTGAATCTGAGCGCAGTCAAATTATTGAGCAAATTGGTGCTGCTAGTGGTCGTGAGATCAAGCTCCGACTCTTACGAGATGATTTAGTTAATGAGGTTCTAGATGATGTCAATGAGGCGTGGAAGGAATGGCTTGATGGTGTAGAAGATCGAATTGCGGAAAAGAGCGCTGAATGGATTTCTGAAGCAGAAGGCAAGGAGAAAATCCTTAGAGATTTTGCAAATCAATTTCTCAATGACTTGTCAGAAGATTTGGATAATTGGCTAGACAAAACAGTAAAAGATAAACTCTTGATACCTAAACTTAAAGAGTTTGATAAGGAGATTTTTGAGAATCTCAACTCAATCTACGAAAATCTTAAGTCAATCGACTTAGTATCTAGTTCGAGCTTAAGTCAACAGTTCAGATTATCGTTGTCGCATTTCGGAGTTAATATACAATTTGAGTCAAACTTAAATCCAAGTTCAATTAACGGCGATGGTATATTCGGCGTTTTTAAAACTCTAGGTAGTGGCGGATTACTTGGTGGGGGAGTAGCCGGAGGATTAGCTTTCCTTGGTGTAGGATTTCTGCCAATTCTATTAGCTGGAATGGCAACATCAGCAGTTGTAGGGTGGTTTTTTGGCTCTGACTCAGAAAAAATCATCTTGCAAATGAAGCAAGAGGTATACAATAAAGGCTTTGAGAAATTTTCAAATTCCTTAGAAGAAATCGGAGATAATATTGGCGAAGGCGTAGTAAAAGCTATTGATTCTCAATACGAAAATGCTATCAAGGCTATTCAGCATTCGATTTCTCTTCTCGATGGAATCTTGAGTAGGCAAAGCGCTATTCATCAGGAGACCATTGACTCTAAAAGAGCAAAAAAAGCTTTTGCTTCTGACAAGCTATCAAGTCTTTCTAGTATTGAATCTAGTCTTAATAGCTTGCCATCCTCCAGCAGTTGA
- a CDS encoding Uma2 family endonuclease: MVQLQPQLLTVRDFIDHYGDNPQYELIDGELTDLEPTGIHEQVAGFVGRKLNVAIDQQNAPYVIPYRCLIKLLGTETAFRPDVVVLDQTQLAQEPLWQQEPVICRGTSVKLVVEVVSTNWQNDYARKTEDYALLGVPEYWIVDYLGLGGRDYIGTPKQPTVTLCVLEGDRYQKQVLHGDDWLQSPTFPGLNLTVSQICAAGVI; this comes from the coding sequence ATGGTTCAACTTCAGCCCCAACTCCTGACCGTCCGTGACTTCATTGATCACTATGGCGACAACCCCCAGTACGAACTCATCGATGGAGAGCTAACCGACTTGGAACCCACAGGCATCCATGAGCAGGTTGCAGGCTTTGTGGGGCGAAAGCTCAATGTTGCTATCGATCAACAAAACGCGCCCTACGTGATTCCCTACCGCTGCCTGATCAAACTGCTGGGCACCGAAACCGCCTTTCGGCCCGATGTGGTGGTGCTAGACCAGACCCAGTTGGCTCAAGAACCGCTGTGGCAGCAGGAACCCGTCATTTGTCGGGGAACATCCGTCAAACTCGTGGTGGAAGTGGTGAGCACCAACTGGCAAAACGACTATGCCCGCAAAACCGAAGACTACGCCCTGCTAGGTGTGCCTGAATACTGGATTGTGGACTACCTAGGGCTAGGGGGGCGCGACTACATTGGCACCCCCAAACAGCCCACGGTAACGCTGTGTGTATTGGAGGGTGATCGCTATCAAAAACAGGTGCTTCATGGGGATGATTGGCTGCAATCTCCAACCTTTCCTGGCCTCAATTTGACGGTTAGCCAGATCTGCGCGGCTGGAGTTATTTAA